The DNA region GTCCTGCCGATCCTGGTCGCGGCGACCATCGTGTTCCAGCGCCTGTCGTCGGCGGCCTACGCCGAGGCGCGCGAGCGGGTCAGCGCGGTCAACGCCGACATGCAGGAGAACGTCACCGGCCTGCGCGTGGCCCAGGCGTACACCCGCGAAGGCCAGGCCGCCGAACGCTTCGCCGAACGCAGCGACGCCTACCGGGTCACCAGGCTGCGCGCCCAGCGTTACATCGCCACCTACTTCCCGTTCGTGTCGATGCTGTCCGGCCTGGCCCAGGCCGCGGTCCTGGTCGCGGGCGCCCACCGGGTGGCCGCGGGCGACCTGAGCCCAGGCGTGCTGCTGGCGTTCCTGCTGTACCTGGGCCTGTTCTTCGCCCCGGTCCAGCAGCTCTCCGGCATCTTCGACGGCTACCAGCAGGCCAGGGTCGGCCTGCACCGCATCGCCGACCTGCTGCGCACGCCGACCACGGTGCCGCCGTCCGCGCACCCGGTCGCCGTGCCCGCCCGGCTGACCGGCGAGGTCGAGTTGCGCGACGTCACCTTCACCTACCCCGGCACCGATGTCCCGGCCGTGAAGGGCGTGTCCTTACGGGCCCTACCAGGCCAAACGGTGGCGTTGGTCGGCGCGACCGGGGCGGGCAAGTCGACGGTGGTGAAACTGATCGCCCGCTTCTACGACCCGACCGCGGGTCAGGTGCTGGTCGACGGCACCGACCTGCGGGAGTACGACCTGAGCGGCTACCGGCAGCGATTAGGCGTCGTACCCCAGGAGGCGCACCTGTTCACCGGCGACGTCGCCCACAACATCGGGTACGGCGCTCCCGAGAGTTCGTCCACCGAGATCGAAACCGCCGCGCGGTCGGTTGGCGCGCTGCCGATGATCGCCACGCTGCCGGAGGGGTTCCGGCAGCAGGTGGGTGAACGCGGCCAGTCGCTGTCGGCCGGTCAACGTCAACTCGTCGGGCTGGCACGGGCTGAGCTGGTCGACCCGGACATCCTGCTGCTGGACGAGGCGACCGCGGCGTTGGACCCGGCGACGGAAGCGGCCGTGGTCGCGGCAGGAGACAAGGTCACCAGCGCTCGGACGACGTTCGTCGTCGCGCACCGATTAGCCACGGCCGCCCGGGCCGACGCGATCATCGTGATGGCCGGGGGTGAGGTGATCGAGCAGGGCACACATGCGGAGTTGCTGGGCAAGGACGGGCACTACGCGCACCTGTGGCGATTGGGGTCATTGGAGGCCGCGCCGGCGTGATCAGGCGCCGTCTCCGCCTCACACGCCGCCACCGGGTTCGGTGAGCTGGACCGATACAGTGAAGAAGGTGACCCATGACCTGACTCACGCGGGTCCGGTTGGTTAACACACCCCCTAACTGGGGGACTAGCCTGACGGGGAAGTGACTTCACCAAGAGATCGAGATGGATAGAGGCGAGAGCAAGCCGTGTCCAGCAGCAGTCCCGCGTCACAGTTCGGTGCGAACGAGTGGCTCGTCGAAGAGATGTATGAGCAGTTCCTCGCGGATCCGTCTTCGGTAGACCCCGCGTGGCACGACTTCTTCGCCGACTACAAGCCGACACCGCGCGCCGCCAGCCAAGGTGCCGCTCAGGCCAAGAGTGCGGGGAGTGACAGCGGGACGGCGACGCCGCCCGCCGCGTCGACGACCACCGCGACCAAGCCGCCGCAGCAGCCGCCCGCCGCGCCCAAGCCCGCGCAGGCCGTGCCATCGGGCAACGGCCAGCCCGCCGCGACGCCCGCGGCCAAGCCCGCCGCCGTGGCGGCCAAGCCCGCTGGGCAGGGCGAGGAGCGCAAGCCGCTGCGCGGGGCCGCCGCCGCGATCGCGAAGAACATGAACGCGTCGCTGACGCTGCCGACCGCGACCAGCGTGCGCGCGGTGCCCGCGAAGCTGCTCGCGGACAACCGCATCGTGATCAACAACCACCTCAAGCGGACCCGCGGTGGGAAGGTCTCCTTCACCCACCTGATCGGCTACGCGATGGTGCGCGCCCTTGAGGCGTACCCGAACATGAACCGGCACTACGCCGAGGACGGCGGAAAGACCTTCGCCGTCACCCCCGAGCACGTCAACCTCGGCCTGGCGATCGACCTGCCCGGCAAGGACGGCTCGCGCAATCTGGTCGTCGCGGCGATCAAGGGCTGCGAGGGCATGACCTTCCAGCAGTTCTGGCAGGCCTACGAGGACCTGATCCGCAAGGCCCGCACCGGAGCGCTCACCGCGGACGACTTCGCGGGCACCACGATCTCGCTGACCAACCCCGGCGGCATCGGCACCAACCACTCGGTGCCCCGGCTGTCGGTCGGCCAGGGCACGATCCTCGGCGTCGGCGCGATGGAGTACCCCGCGCCGTTCCAGGGTGCCGCCGAGACGAACCTCATCGAGATGGGCATCAGCAAGATCATCACGCTGACGTCCACCTACGACCACCGCATCATCCAGGGCGCGGAGTCCGGCGAGTTCCTCGGCCGCATCCACAAGCTGCTGCTGGGCGAGGACGGCTTCTACGACGACATCTTCACGTCGCTGCGGATCCCGTACGAGCCGATCCGCTGGACGTCGGACCTGGCCGAGGGGCCGGTCGACAAGACCGCCCGCGTCATCGGCCTGATCGACGCCTATCGCACCCGCGGTCACCTGATGGCCGACACCGACCCGCTGAACTACCGCCAGCGCAAGCACGAGGACCTCGACGTCCGGTCGCACGGCCTGACCCTGTGGGACCTCGACCGCGAGTTCCCCGTCGGCGGCTTCGCGGGCAAGGAGCGGATGAAGCTGCGCGACGTCCTCGGCGTGCTGCGCGACTCGTACTGCAGAACCGTCGGCGTCGAGTACACCTACATCCTCGACCCGGCCGAGCGCCGCTGGATCCAGGACCGCGTCGAGGGCGCGCACGAGAAGCCCCCGGCGGCCGTGCAGAAGTACGTGCTGTCGAAGCTCAACGCCGCCGAGGCGTTCGAGACCTTCCTGCAGACCAAGTACGTCGGCCAGAAGCGGTTCTCGCTCGAAGGCGGCGAGTCGGTCATCCCGCTGCTGGACACGGTGCTGGACAAGGCCGCCGAGTACGAGCTCGACGAGGTCGTCATCGGCATGCCGCACCGCGGCCGCCTCAACGTGCTCGCCAACATCGTCGGCAAGCCGATCTCCCAGATCTTCCAGGAGTTCGAGGGCAACCTTGACCCCGGCCAGGCGCACGGCTCCGGCGACGTGAAGTACCACCTCGGCGCCGAGGGCAAGTACTTCCGGATGTTCGGCGACGGCGAGACCAAGGTGTCGCTGACGGCCAACCCGTCGCACCTGGAGACCGTCGACCCGGTCCTGGAGGGCATCGTCCGGGCCAAGCAGGACCTGCTCAACAAGGGCGACGCCAGCGGTGGCTTCTCGGTCCTGCCGGTCGCCCTGCACGGCGACGCCGCGTTCGCGGGTCAGGGCGTGGTCGCCGAGACCCTGAACCTGGCGCTGCTGCGCGGCTACCGCACCGGCGGCACCGTGCACGTGATCATCAACAACCAGGTCGGCTTCACCACCGCCCCGGAGCACTCGCGGTCGAGCCAGTACGCCACCGACGTCGCCAAGATGATCCAGGCGCCGGTGTTCCACGTGAACGGCGACGACCCGGAGGCCTGCTACTGGGTGGCGCGACTGGCGATGGACTACCGGCAGACGTTCAACAAGGACGTCGTGATCGACATGGTCTGCTACCGCCGCCGCGGCCACAACGAGGGCGACGACCCTTCGATGACCCAGCCCGGCATGTACGACATCATCGACACCAAGCGGTCGGTGCGTAAGGGCTACACCGAGGCGCTCATCGGCCGCGGCGACATCTCCGTCGAGGAGGCCGAGAAGGCGCTGCGCGACTTCTCCAGCCAGTTGGAGCACGTCTTCAACGAGGTCCGCGAGCTGGAGAAGCACCCGATCGTGGCCAGCCCGTCGGTGGAGTCCGAGCAGCAGGTGCCCGCCAAGCTGGCCACCGGCGTGAGCGCCGCGGTGCTGGAGCGCATCGCCGACGCGCACACCGACCTGCCCGACGGCTTCAGCCCGCACCCGCGGGTCAAGCCGGTGCTCGACCGCCGCGCCAAGATGTCCCGCGAAGGCGACATCGACTGGGCCTACGGCGAGCTGCTGGCGTTCGGCTCCCTCAACATCGAGGGCCGCACGGTGCGCCTGGCTGGCCAGGACTCGCGCCGCGGCACGTTCACCCAGCGGCACGCGGCGATCATCGACCGCAAGTCCGGCAAGGAATACCTGCCGCTGCAGAACCTGTCCGAGGACCAGGGCAAGTTCATGGTCTACGACTCGGCGCTGTCGGAGTACGCGGCACTGGGCTTCGAGTACGGCTACTCAGTGGCCAACCCGGACGCGCTGGTGCTGTGGGAGGCGCAGTTCGGCGACTTCGTCAACGGCGCCCAGTCGGTGATCGACGAGTACATCGCCTCCAGCGAGGCCAAGTGGGGCCAGTGCTCCGACGTGGTCGTGCTGCTGCCGCACGGCCACGAGGGCCAGGGCCCCGACCACACCTCGGGCCGCATCGAGCGCTGGCTGCAGCTGTGCGCCGAGGGCTCGATGACGGTGTCGGTGCCGTCGACCCCGGCGAACTACTTCCACCTGCTGCGCCGCCACGCCCTCGACGGCGTGCAGCGTCCGCTGGTGGTGTTCACGCCGAAGTCGATGCTGCGCAACAAGGCCGCGACCAGCCCCGTCGCGGACTTCCTCACCGGCACCCGGTTCGAGAAGGTCATCGATGACCCGACCGCGCCGGACCCGGCCGGGGTGACCAAGCTGCTGTTCGTCTCCGGCAAGCTCTACTACGAGCTGGCCGCCGAACAGGCCAAGCGCGACATCAAGGACACCGCGGTCGTGCGCGTCGAGCAGCTCTACCCGATGCCCCTCGAACGGCTCACGGCGATCTTCAAGAAGTACCCGAACGCCGCGGACTACCGCTGGGTCCAGGAAGAGCCCGCCAACCAGGGCTCGTGGCCGTTCTACGGCCTGAACCTCCCAGAGGCGCTGCCCGAGCACGTCACCAAGCTCACCCGCGTCTCCCGCCGTCCGATGTCGGCGCCGTCGGCCGGATCGAGCAAGGTCCACGAACTCGAACAGCGCGCGCTGATCGAGAAGGCGTTCCAGTAACCAAGGACAGACCAGCGGAGCCGCCGAACCCGGGTTCGGCGGCTCCGCCGTTTCAAGGAGTGACCGTGTACTTCACCGATCGCGGCATCGAGGAACTGGAAAACCGCCGCGGCGAAGAGGAAATCACCTTCGCCTGGCTGGCCGACCGCCTCCGCGCCTTCGTCGACACCAACCCGGACTTCGAAACCCCCATCGAACGCCTCGCCACCTTCCTGGCCCGCGACGACGACGAGATCGACGACTGAGTCCCGATGCCACGCCGTCGAATCGGACTGACCGCGTCGACCTATGACCGGCTGCCCGAGGACACCTGCGGCGCAATGGAAGTGGTCGACGGAGCGATCGTCCCCAACCCGCCGCCGTCTCGCTCCCACCAACGATTCACGCGACGCCTTGCCAACGCGCTCGACGTCGGGGTCGGAGACCGGTGGGTGGTCGCGACCAGCGTCGATCTCCGGCTGCGGGATGTTCCGCTTCTCAACCGCCGACCGGATGTCGTCGTCTACGACGGCGCGTTGCCGCACGACGACATTCTCCGGCCGAGGCACTGTTTGCTGGTCGTCGAGATCATGTCACCCGGGTCGGTGACAACCGACCAGACAGACAAGCCTGCCGAGTACGCCTCAGCCGGGATTCCCCACTTCTGGCGGCTGGAAAGCGCGCCGGACGACGAGGAGCGGCTGACGCTGTTCCGCTATCGACTCGACCCGACAACGCGGACCTACGCCTCGGCTGGTGTCGACGCGGGCAAAGCGGTGATCTCCGACCCTGTTGACGTGACCTTCGATCTTGCCGACCTGATCTAGCGGCCCAGGGGCATGGCAGGCCACTAGAGCCCACCAAGGACCATCGCGGCGCCTGCCACGAACACCGCGTAGCGTTCCAGGGCGGTCAGGTCGGGTTCTCCGATGTGAGCGGCGGTACCCGCGAACAGGCCGAAGAACGCGCGCAACACGGTGATGCCGTTGACCGCCGCCGCGACCGCGAGGGGCAGTGTCGCCTCAATCGCGGCGTGGACGCCGTGGAAACCCAGCAATGGCGGGAACCCGACAGCTCCCAGGCCGAACACCAACAGCGCGGTCGCCAGCCGGGGCGTCTCGGTCAAGCTGCCGCTCGGCGTGGACAGGGACAGCGGGCCACGTCGAGCCTCAACAGCCGCCAGCGTCATCCCCAGCCCGGCGCACGCGACGGCGAGCACCTGCCAGGCACCGCCAGTCAGCAGGAAGCCGTTGAGGGACACCATCAATCCGCCCAGCATCCGACGGGCGTCGTCCTGAACGACGGCGTACACCGCCGCGCAGACCGCCACGACGGCCGCGGCGACGCGCAACGAACCGGAGATGGGCGCCGACGACAGCGGCACCATCGACAGTCCCACCAGCACCCCCATCGGGGCGCGCGCGAACCACACGGCCGACCTGGCGAACCCGCCGATCCCGATGCCCCACACCAGCCCCACCGCGCCCGCGAGCTGCGCGAGCAGGTACACCGGCCCACGGACCCACCGCCAGGCCACCGCCATGGCCAAGATCCACAGCGCGAGGTCCGCGAGGGGATGGGTCATGGCGACATAGCCGCAGGCGATGGCGAACAACAGGCACACCCGGCCGAGCACCGCGGGCGCGTGATCGACCACCGATGCCATCGCCATCACGAGCAGGCCGCACAGGCACACCGCCGCCAAAGCCGTACCCGGCGATCCAGCACCGACCTGGACACCCGCCCAGACCGCGACCACCGTCGAGCGCGCCGGGGCCGCCACCACCCACTCGGCCACCGCGAACGCCAACACACCCGTCGCGCACCACACGGCCGCGCGACGGGCCGCGCGCGGCTCGGCGATCCGGCCGACAGCCATGCCGGTGATCGTCCAGGCCGCGACCGCGGCCAAGCCCGTCAGCGAGACCATCGGCGTGCCCCGTCCCGTACCCGGCCGAGCAGCCCGTCGACGTACCAGCTTTCGAGCGCGAACCGGTACAGCCAGGCCCGAGCCGGAGCGGGCAGCATTCCGAAGACCCGCCCGGTCTCGCGCAGCAGTCCACGCTGTTCGAGCCGATGATGGTCGTGCAGCAGGCTCGGCGATCGTAGGATCTGGACCGTGCGGGTGAGCGCGTGAGTCACCAGGTGGACCACCGCCACCACGGTCCACCCCATGCCGACCTCCACGAACACCAAGGCCACCTGGGTCATCGACGCATAGGCCAGGACGCTTTTGATGTCGGTCCGTACCCTTCTGACAATGGTCGCGTGGATGGCGGTGACCGCTCCGACAGCCACGATCGCGACGTGGGCGACGGTCGAGGCGTCCCACAGCGGGCGGGTGTGCAGCAGCAGGTACGGCCCGAGGCTGACCGAGATCGCGCCGTAGAAGATCGCACTCGACGGCGTGGGGCCTTCCATCGCCCGAGGCAGCCAGCCGCCGACCGGGAACTGCGCCGATTTGCCCATCGCCGCGATCAGTAGCAGGACACCGGTCACGGACGCGGACGCACCGGGCAGTGCGACGGCGAGCACCAAAGCGATGTCACAGAGCCGGTAGGTGGCGAAGGCACGCAGGCCGTGGGCGACCGGTCCGCGCCGCTGGTGAAAGAACGCGATCAGCAGTGCCGACGTCAGGCCACACACCTCCCAGCCGATCAACACGTGCTCAAGGCCGTGTGCGAGCACTACCAGTTCGACAGCCGCGACGAACAGCGCGAGCAGCAGGTAGAACCGCAGGTAGCCAGGGTCACGGTGGAGGTAGCGTCGAGCGAAGACGCCGATGAGTCCACCCAGGACCGACGTCAACGCCGCGAACACCCGCGCGAGCCAGTCCCCGGCCAGTATCGCGTCTGGAGACCACGGCACGGCCGCCGCCATGGCGGCGAGCGCGCAGGCGCTCACGACCGCGGTCGAGGCGATGGATTCCGACACCCGCAGGCCGAACCACGCTGGGCAGGCGAGTACCGAGAACGCCACCAGCGGCAGCAGCACGACCGACCACAGTGGGCTCACCGGATCACGCCCGTCACCGCGACGGCGTCCGACGGCCGCACGTGCGCGAATCCGAGGTGGTCGCGGCGACCGCCGTAGACCTCGCCCGAACTGTCCACTGTGGGCAGTTCGATATCGGCGGGAACGTACGGCGTGAACGCGCCGTCGGCGAACAGGTGCATCTGGTCGGCGTCGGGATTCCACGCCACGACCTGGATCCAGCCGTTGCCTGCCAGCAACGACAGGTTGGGATCGCCGATCATGATTTCCAGCAGGTGGTCAGGGTCGGCCCGCACCACCAGCAGCAGCCGTACCGGTTCGTGGATTTCCACCATTTGCCAAGGCAATCCGGTCCGCAGGTCAGACGAGTGGCCGTCCATCACCCCGATCAAGCCGGTGATGTTGTGCGGCAGTTTCGTTCCGCAGCCGTAGCCCACCGGGTCGACAGAGCTGAAGTAGTACTCCAAGTTGATCCCCGCGCACACCGGCCCCACCGCGCGCAGTAGACCGTCGAGCAGTCCCCGGTTGCCAGGTTCGTAGGAGACCAGAAACGCCCGCCGGTCCAGGAACAGGCCCCTGGTACGCGATCGCTCGCCGACCACGCACACCGCGTTGGTGGCATGGCCGTACTCCGGTCGCGGCTGGCTGATATCGACCGAATGCCGGTGGACATGTGCGGTCGCGCGGTGCGTGGGCAAGGTCAGGGAAGCCGACTCGAAGCGCCTGCACCGTTCATGCGCGGACGAGGCGCACGCCGTTGCCAAGCTCGCCCGCGCCCGGTCCAGCGCACCGTCCGGGGCCAGGTCGGTGTCGAAGTAGGTCATCGTGTCGTCGGCTGTGTTGTGGTAGGCCCCGACGAACCATGTCGTGTCCGGGATGAC from Alloactinosynnema sp. L-07 includes:
- a CDS encoding multifunctional oxoglutarate decarboxylase/oxoglutarate dehydrogenase thiamine pyrophosphate-binding subunit/dihydrolipoyllysine-residue succinyltransferase subunit gives rise to the protein MSSSSPASQFGANEWLVEEMYEQFLADPSSVDPAWHDFFADYKPTPRAASQGAAQAKSAGSDSGTATPPAASTTTATKPPQQPPAAPKPAQAVPSGNGQPAATPAAKPAAVAAKPAGQGEERKPLRGAAAAIAKNMNASLTLPTATSVRAVPAKLLADNRIVINNHLKRTRGGKVSFTHLIGYAMVRALEAYPNMNRHYAEDGGKTFAVTPEHVNLGLAIDLPGKDGSRNLVVAAIKGCEGMTFQQFWQAYEDLIRKARTGALTADDFAGTTISLTNPGGIGTNHSVPRLSVGQGTILGVGAMEYPAPFQGAAETNLIEMGISKIITLTSTYDHRIIQGAESGEFLGRIHKLLLGEDGFYDDIFTSLRIPYEPIRWTSDLAEGPVDKTARVIGLIDAYRTRGHLMADTDPLNYRQRKHEDLDVRSHGLTLWDLDREFPVGGFAGKERMKLRDVLGVLRDSYCRTVGVEYTYILDPAERRWIQDRVEGAHEKPPAAVQKYVLSKLNAAEAFETFLQTKYVGQKRFSLEGGESVIPLLDTVLDKAAEYELDEVVIGMPHRGRLNVLANIVGKPISQIFQEFEGNLDPGQAHGSGDVKYHLGAEGKYFRMFGDGETKVSLTANPSHLETVDPVLEGIVRAKQDLLNKGDASGGFSVLPVALHGDAAFAGQGVVAETLNLALLRGYRTGGTVHVIINNQVGFTTAPEHSRSSQYATDVAKMIQAPVFHVNGDDPEACYWVARLAMDYRQTFNKDVVIDMVCYRRRGHNEGDDPSMTQPGMYDIIDTKRSVRKGYTEALIGRGDISVEEAEKALRDFSSQLEHVFNEVRELEKHPIVASPSVESEQQVPAKLATGVSAAVLERIADAHTDLPDGFSPHPRVKPVLDRRAKMSREGDIDWAYGELLAFGSLNIEGRTVRLAGQDSRRGTFTQRHAAIIDRKSGKEYLPLQNLSEDQGKFMVYDSALSEYAALGFEYGYSVANPDALVLWEAQFGDFVNGAQSVIDEYIASSEAKWGQCSDVVVLLPHGHEGQGPDHTSGRIERWLQLCAEGSMTVSVPSTPANYFHLLRRHALDGVQRPLVVFTPKSMLRNKAATSPVADFLTGTRFEKVIDDPTAPDPAGVTKLLFVSGKLYYELAAEQAKRDIKDTAVVRVEQLYPMPLERLTAIFKKYPNAADYRWVQEEPANQGSWPFYGLNLPEALPEHVTKLTRVSRRPMSAPSAGSSKVHELEQRALIEKAFQ
- a CDS encoding DUF6104 family protein; translation: MYFTDRGIEELENRRGEEEITFAWLADRLRAFVDTNPDFETPIERLATFLARDDDEIDD
- a CDS encoding Uma2 family endonuclease; amino-acid sequence: MPRRRIGLTASTYDRLPEDTCGAMEVVDGAIVPNPPPSRSHQRFTRRLANALDVGVGDRWVVATSVDLRLRDVPLLNRRPDVVVYDGALPHDDILRPRHCLLVVEIMSPGSVTTDQTDKPAEYASAGIPHFWRLESAPDDEERLTLFRYRLDPTTRTYASAGVDAGKAVISDPVDVTFDLADLI
- a CDS encoding proton-conducting transporter membrane subunit encodes the protein MSPLWSVVLLPLVAFSVLACPAWFGLRVSESIASTAVVSACALAAMAAAVPWSPDAILAGDWLARVFAALTSVLGGLIGVFARRYLHRDPGYLRFYLLLALFVAAVELVVLAHGLEHVLIGWEVCGLTSALLIAFFHQRRGPVAHGLRAFATYRLCDIALVLAVALPGASASVTGVLLLIAAMGKSAQFPVGGWLPRAMEGPTPSSAIFYGAISVSLGPYLLLHTRPLWDASTVAHVAIVAVGAVTAIHATIVRRVRTDIKSVLAYASMTQVALVFVEVGMGWTVVAVVHLVTHALTRTVQILRSPSLLHDHHRLEQRGLLRETGRVFGMLPAPARAWLYRFALESWYVDGLLGRVRDGARRWSR